DNA from Microbacterium sp. SORGH_AS_0969:
AGCCCGCGACAGACTGGACGGCGACCCTGTCCGGCGGGTTGGAGGCCGGACCGGTCGTCGACGTGCCGCGCGGGCGGGCGCTGATCGCGGGACGCTCCCCCCAGGCCGACCTCAGGCTCCCCACCACGAGCGCCTCGTGGGAGCACTTCTCGGCCGCGCGCGACGAAGACGGGCTCCGCGTCGACGACCGCGGATCGACGAACGGCACCCTCGTCGACGGCACAGCCGCCGCCGAGGACGGCACGGTCGTCGAGGGTCCCGCCGTCATCACCGCGGGAGGCACGACCGTGCTCCTGCGCCCCTCGATCGATGAGACCGGTGCCCCCGAGCCCGGCTCCCTGCACAACATCACCCCCGCCGCGACCGCGCCCTTCAACCGTCCGCCGCGGCCCGGCCGGCCGCCGGAGCCCGAGCCGATCACGCCGCCGACCCACAAAGACGTCCCGCCGGCGTCGAAGTTCAGCATCATCACGGTTGCGGCGCCCCTCGTGCTCGCGTTCGCGATGGTCCTCATGCTCGGCGACGCGCGGTACGCCCTGTTCGCCGCGCTCAGCCCCATCCTGGGCGTCGGCGTGTGGTTCGAGCAGAAACGCCGCTACACCCGGAACGTCAAAGAAGAAGACGAACGGTTCGCCCAAGCCCTGCAGACCCTTCGCGACGACATCGCGTCGGCCGGTCAGGCCGAGAAGGCCCGGAGAATGGATGCCATTCCCGACCCGGCCACGACGCTCCGCCGCGCCGCGATCCCCGCGACCACGCTGTGGCAGCGCCGTGCGGGCTCGCCCGACCTTCTCGCCCTGCACGCCGGCATCGGCGATGTGCCGTGGCGCCCCGCGACCGACGAACGCTCGGGCACCCGCCTCGAGGACGACGTCCGCCAGATCCTCGACACCGCCGCCATCCCCGCCGCACCGGTCGAGATCGACCTCACCGCCGGCGGAGTCGTGGGAATCGTCGGCGACCGCGACGGGGCTCTCGCGCTGGCCCGGAGCCTCGTCATCCAGGCGGGCATCCATGTCGGCCCGGCCGATCTGACCGTCGGCGTTTTCTGCGATGCCGGCCGCTCTCCCGAATGGGCGTGGGCGGGTTGGCTCCCGCACACGCGCCGACAGGGCACGGGCACCCAGGAACGCTGGATGTCCGACAACCGCGAACGCAGCACCGACCTTCTGCGGGGCCTTCGCGACGGCATCCACGACATCCCGACGGCGGCCGTTCTCCTCGTGCTGGACTCCGACGTGCTCACCGAGGGTCGCAACGCCCCCGCGCGCGAGCTCCTCGGCCATGGCCGACCGGACGGTGCGACCACTCTGTCGCGCGACCGTCAGGGCGTGCAGGTCTCGGGGATCGTCCTCGCGTCGTCCGAAGAGCAGCTCCCCGCCGCGTGCACCGTCGTGGTGCGAGTGGCGCCGGATGCCGCGGCCACCGTCACGCGTCCCGGTGACCTCGTGACGGTCGACGACGTCATCCTCGCGGGCATCGACGTCGACACCGCCGCAGCGGGAGCCCGCGATGTCGCCCGCTTCGACGATCCCGAGCTGGTCGTCCCGGGCGCGGCGCTGCCCGGCCTCGTGCGTCTCCCCCCGCTCCTCGGCCTGGACGAGGTGACGGCGGCGGCGGTCCGCGAGCTGTGGGCCAACGCCCGCGGCATCACCGCGCCCATCGGGACGGGCGAGGGCGGCACGATGGAGCTCGACCTCGTGCACGACGGCCCGCACGGTCTCGTCGGCGGCACGACCGGCTCGGGCAAGAGCGAGTTCCTCCGCTCGCTCGTCGCGGGGCTCGCCCTGCGCAACGACCCCACCCGCCTGAGCTTCATCCTCATCGACTTCAAGGGCGGCGCGGCCTTTGCGGCGTGCGAGCGGCTCCCGCACACGATCGGCACCATCAGCAACCTCGACGAACAGCTGGCCGACCGCGCCCTCCGCTCCCTCGAGGCCGAGATGCGGCGGCGCCAGCGCATCTTCGCCGCGGCGGGCGAGGGCGTCGACAACCTCGACGCCTACCTCGCGACGAAGCCCGCCGAGCCCATGCCGCGGCTGCTGCTCGTCGTCGACGAGTTCGCGATGCTCGCCAAGGACTTCCCCGACGTGCTGTCGTCGCTCGTGAGCGTCGCCGCCGTCGGCCGTACGCTCGGCGTCCACATGATCCTCGCCACCCAGCGCCCCGCGGGTGTCGTCAACGACGACATCCTCGCGAACACGAACCTCCGGGTCGCTCTGCGCGTGCAGAGCCGCGACGACTCGAACAACGTGATCGGTGTCCCGGCGGCATCCGCGATCGGTCGCGCCCAACGCGGTCGCGCGTACATCAAGCGCGGACAGGACGACATCGCGCCCGTGCAGACCGCGCTGGTCACCGGCGCCTCGGAGCGCGCCGTCGTCGAGGCCGTCGAGCTGCAACCGGTGACGTTCTCGGGGATCGCTCCCGCGTCCAAGACGACCGTTGTCGACGACTCGACGACCGACCTCGACGTCGTGATCGATGCCATCCGCGCGGCGGCCGACGAGGCGGGGATCGCCGCTCCGCGACCGGTGTGGCCCGAGGCGTTGGGCGCCCGTGTGCCGCTGGCCGGGTTCGGCGACGACGCCACGGCGTCGGGGGTCCTCGCGGTGGGCGGCGTGCAGGGTGCGGAGGTGTTCTTCGCCCTCGCCGATGAGCCGGACAGTCAGCGGCAGGTCGCCGCCGGGTGGAACCTGTCGCGGGGCAACCTGCTCGCGGTCGGCATCCCCGGCAGCGGCACCAGCACGGCCCTGTCATCGATCGCTCTGGCCCTCGCGGCCGAGTCGCACCCCGACGACCTCGACATCCTCGTGCTCGATGCCGGTGCCCGCGACCTCGCGCCCCTCGCCGACCTGCCCCACACCGTGGCCTACGTGGGGGCCGGGGGCGGTGCGCGCGAGCAGCAGGCGCGATTCCTGCGCCACCTCCGCACCGACCTCGAGCGGCGCCGCGCCGACGAGGGACAGCGGCGCCGCGCGATCGTGCTGATCGACGGGCTGGCGGCCCTGCGCGACGAGTTCCAGGACCACGAGGGACAGCAGCTCCTTGACGGCCTCTACCGCGCGTACGCCGACGGCCCCGAGCTCGGCCTGCATTTCGCCGTGTCGACGACCCGCGCCAAGGCGGTCCCCTCTGCGATCGACGAGGTCACCACCCAGAAGTGGATGTTCCGCCTCGCCGACCCCTACGACTACACCTCCGCGGGCCTGCGCCCCAAGGACGCCCCGGCATCGGTACCGGGTCGCTGCGTCCTCGCCGAATCAGCCCGGCAGGCGCACGTCGCCACCCCCGCCGGCGGCTTGGCCAGCGCCGTCACCCGCGTGAAAGAGACGTACGCGGGCGCCGCGCCGAAGGCTCCCGTGGTGGGCCGCCTGCCCGAGCAGGTCGGGATCGCCGACCTCGGCGTCGCGGCCGACCTCCGGCAGGAGCCGTGGCGCATCCCCATCGGCGTCGCCGAGTCCGACCTCGCCCCCGCTTTCCTCGAGGTCTACGAGGGCGAGCACGTCCTCGTCGCCGGACCCGCCCGCTCCGGCAAGTCGACGCTGCTCCTCGCGATCGCGCAGGCCCTGCGGACGACTCCGGATGCCACGGCCCCGGTGACCGTGTGGGGTGTCTGCGGCCGCCGCTCACCGCTGGCCACGGCCGACCTCGACCGCGTCGTCGTCGGATCCGACGACATCCCCGCGCTCGTGGCATCCGTGCGTCTCGAGAAGGGGCCGGTCGTCATCCTGGTCGACGACGCCGAGTCGTTCGAGGATTCCGACCAGTCGCTCGCCGGCCTCCTCACGATGTCGCAGCCGCACGTGCTGGTCATCGCGGCGGGACGCTCCGCCGACCTCCGCGCGCAGTACTCCGGCTGGACGAAGACCCTGCGCAAGTCGCGCTGCGGGGTCCTGCTGCAGCCCGACGTCGACTACGACGGCGATCTGCTGGGCGTCACGCTCCCCCGCCGCGCCCCCGTCGCCGTCACCACCGGCCGCGGGTACGCGTGCGTCGCGGGTGCGGCCCGCTTCGTCCAGGCGGCGGGGCCGTCGGTCGCCGTCCCCGCGGGCTGAGCGGAACGCCTGCTCCGCACGCGACTCGGCGCGCCCCAGCGCGACTCCGCGCGCCTCAGCGCGTCGTGATGCCGAACGGCGGGCTCACGAGGTCGGTGAAGTTGCCGACCCGCGCACGTACCGTGCAGTCGGGGGCGACCGACAGCGCCGTCACCACGAGACCGTCCGATGAGACCGTCAGCGCTCCGGCGCACCCGTCGCTGAAGCGCACCCCGCTGGTCCCCCCGGCGACGGCGTCGAGCATGGCGCTCGGCTCCCCGACCGACGGGCTCGTGAACAGGGGGTTCACCGGATCCGGACCGCTGGGCCAGACGGGGAGCAGCGTGACGGGCAGCGCCGTCCCGCCGACGGTGCGAGAGGGCGTCGTGACCTGAACGCTGCGCAGCCGCTGCACGGGATACGCCGCCCCCGACACCTCGGAGTCCGAGATCGCCTTCGTCGTGGCCGTCGCGGCCGCCTTCAGCCAGGCATCGACGGCTTCCTGGCCGTTCAGCGCGATCGAGACCTGAGCGGTGACGGTGACCGAGTCCTGCGTCGGGACGGTCAGGCCGTCGACGCTCCAGCCGCAGGGCACCGAGATGCCGGTGACGCTCGCTTGGTTGCGATCGACCGTGGCATCCGACCACGTGACGGCGGGACACGCGTCCGATTCCGCGGCCCCGGGCAGCACCTCGAGGAACGGCCCGCCGAGGGGAGCATTCTGCGCGCCGTATTCGATCGTGACGGTCGCCAGCTTCTTCTCCGGGTCGTAGCTGACCGAGCGGCTCACGCTCAGCCCGGTCGGCAGGGCCCGGTCCTGCTGGCTGGAGGTCACGACGGGTCCGGCCGCCGCCGGTGCGGCCTCCCCCGCGGGAGGACGGAACACGAAGAACGCCGCGACCGCGGCCACGGCGACCACCGCGGCGCCCGCGATCCAGAGGGCGCGGCCGCGCGGCATCCGCGTCCACAGCGAGGTCTTCGCCTCGGGCTCTGCCTCGACCGGCTGGGGCGCCTCGCGACGCGGCATCGGTCGGAGCACCGTCGTCTGGGTCGCCGCACCGAGGTCGGGCGCCGGCTCGTCCGACGACGCCGCGACCGGTTCGGGAGCCGTCGGGGCGACGCCCCGGAGCACGGTCGCGGGTCTCTCGGCCTCGGCGAAGCCCTCGGGAGCCGCGACCGGCGTGAGAGCCGCGAGCTCCGCGACCGACCCTCGTAGGCGCCGCAGGGTCGTCGCGGCCTCCGTGGCCGACGGGCGCTCCGCCGGCGCTTTCGCGAGCAGGCGGGCGAGAACACGCCAGAGGTCGTCGGGCACGTCAAGGCGGGGCACTTCGGCGCTGACGTGCCGATACGCGACGGTGAAGTCGGTACCCGGACCGGCGAACGGCGTCCGACCCGAGAGGAGTTCGTAGAGCAGGATGCCGGTGGCATAGACGTCGCTCGGAGGCCCGGCCTCGCCGAGGGTGACGAGTTCGGGCGACATGTACTCGGGCGTGCCGATGACGGCGGTCGTCGAGCGGCGACGCTCGTCGAGCACGCGCGCGATGCCGAAGTCGACGACACGGACGGCAGCCCCGGGGTCGTCGCCGTCTCGCGCGTCACGATCGAGGAGGACGTTGTCGGGCTTGATGTCGCGGTGGACCGTGCCCACCGCGTGCGCGGCGGCCAGCGCGTCGAGCACGGCCGCGGTGAGGGCGACGGCTTCGGCGGGCCGCAGGGTGCCGCGCTCGTCGAGGGCCTGACGCAGGCTCCCGCCCTCGACCAGGTCCATGACGATCGCGAGGCGCTCGCCCTCGACCACGAGGTCGCGCACCGCGACGACGTGCGGGTCGCGCAGTCGGGTGAGCACGGTGCGCTCGCGGATGAACCGCTCGACGAGGTCGGCATCCTGCGCGTGTTCCCGGCGGAGCACCTTCGCGGCGCGCAGTGACTCGTCGCGCACGTCGCGCACACGCCACACCTCGCCCGCGGCGCCGGATCCGATCCGATCGACGAAACGGTACGAGGCGCCCAGCGCCTCACCGATCTCCGGTTCCACCCGTTCCCCCCGCTCTCCCTCTCTCAATTTATCCGGCCGCGCGCTTCGATCCTGACGCTTGCGCGACGCGTGGTCCCGCCGCTTGCGCGACGCGCGACGGCGCGGCAAGGGGCCGCCGAGCGGACGGCCGCGCGACGCCCGCCCGGGTCAGCGCGGACTCACTCCGACGCGGCGTCGTCGATCGCGCGCTCGAGGCGCTCGATCTTGCCGTCGATCTCACCCGTGCGGCCGGGCCGGATGTCGGCCTTCAGCACGAGCGACACGCGCGAGCCGTACGGCAGGACCGCCTCGGTGGCGCGCTTGACGACGTCGAACACCTCGTCCCACTCGCCCTCGATCTCGGTGAACATCGAGGTGGTGCGGTGCGCGAGGCCCGAGGAGCGCACGATGGAGACCGCGGCGGCCACGGCATCGTGCACCGACCCGTCGGTGTTCTCGGCAGACAGGCTGCCCGTTCCGGACGGGGCGACGGAGAAGGCGACGAGCATGCTGTCGAGGTTAGTCGGCCGTCGTCGCGACCGTCGTCGTGCGGCGGCCCGTCACCAACTCGCGCAGGTCGCCGGGGCGCGCGACGCGCCCGACGGGCACCCGCACCACGCGCGCGATCGCCCACACCATGAGCACGAGCGCGAGGATGTTGCGCGCCTCGAGCAGGAAGACCGGGAACGGGGCGGGGTGCGTGGCCATCAGGCCGTCGTAGACCATCGGGTACATCCACTGCGTGAGCCCGGCGATCACGAGGGTGAGCGCCGCGAGACCGTACCACCGGCGGCGATCGATCATCAGCCCGAGGATCACGGGGGCGAACACCCACACGTAGTACTGCGGCGAGCCGACCTTGTTGAGCGCGATGAACGCCGTGACGAGGGCCAACGAGAGCGGCGGGAACAGGGTCACGAAGGTGGCTCCCGCCCAGAGCTTGCGTGCACCCACGACCGCCACCCCGGCCATGACGAGCAGCATGAGCGGGGTCATGATCGCGATGACCGGGTCGACGCCGGGACCGGTCACCTGGAACGTGAGCACGCCGCCGTCGTAGTAGACCTCCGAGCCGGGTACGTAGAACGAGGCGAGGATCATGTAGAGGCCCCCGACGGGCGCCTCCATCTGGATCCCACGCGAGGTCTGATCCCCCACGAAGCCGAGCACGAACGGCGCACCGCCCAGCGCCACGACCGGGATGACCGTGGCGAGCGACACCGCGACCGCGCCCCAGATGAGCGAGAGCCGGCGGCGCACGACGATGAGCCCCGCCGCCAGGATCGCCGCGGGCCACACCTTCATCCACACCGCGATCGACAGCAGGACGGATGCCACGAACGGCCGCCGCACGAGCCAGATGCTGCCGAGGATCGCGAACGGCACCGTGATCCCGTCGATGCGGTAGAGCCCCACCGGTCCGATCAGCAGGATCGCGGCGAGCCAGAACCACGCGGCCACGACCCGGCCGGTCGAGCGACCCTTGCCGACGAGGATGACGAAGGCGACGAGGTTCGCCAGCGACACGGTGAGCGCCCACGCCGGGGTGTAGCCGATCGCCCACGCGAACACCCACGCGAAGGTCATGGGCACGAAGGCGAGCTGCGGGTAGATCCACTTCTCGGTGATGCCGGGCCATTCCCACGTCGCGGACCGCGTGCAGGAAGTCACGTCGATGCCCCCGAACAGCGCGCAGCGCGACCAGGGTTCGTAGACCAGGTACACGTCGCCCATGGGTTCGTTCGGCTGCTGGTAGCCGAGGACCGCCACGGTGACGTGCACGGCGACGAACGCGATCAACAGGGGAACGACACGCCTCAGCACCGCCTCATCCTAAGCGGGAGACCCTCGACGGCCCGGACGGGCAGCCGCCCTCGGCCGGTGCGGACGCGGCAACCGTTACGCGATCGAGTCCGACAGCACCTCGGCGATCACCCGCGGCAACGCCTCCGCCACGTCGAGCGCGGTGATCGGTCCGCCCGCTCCCCCGTGGATTCCGGATGCCGCCCGCCCGGCCGTCCCGTGCAGCCACGCCGCCGTCGCGGCGCACGCGGCGAGGTCGTCGAGACCGACGCGATCCTCGGCGACCGCGCCCGCCGTCACGGCGCCGAGGACTCCCGCGAGCACGTCACCGGTTCCCGCGGTCGCGAGCCAGGGTGTGCCCGCCCGCACCCGACGGGTCCACCCGTCCGCGGTCGCGACGATCGTCGTCGCCCCCTTCAGCAGGACCACGCCGCCGAACGCCGCAGCGGTCTCGCGCGCCGCCTCCTCGCGAGCGTCGTCGTCCGTGGCATCCATCGACGGCAGCCCCAGGTCGGAGCGGAGACGATCGAGTTCCCGCGCGTGCGGCGTCACGATGACGGGGGCGCTGGCCCCGACGACGAGATCGAGCGCGCCCGCGTCGACGACGACGGGAAGGTCGCCGTTCAGAAGGCCGCGCAGCGCCGCCGTCTCGGCCGCGTCGCGCTCGGCGGCATCCGTTCCCGACCCGATCACCCACGCCTGCACGCGCCCGTCGGCGGTCACCGTCTCGGGTCGGCGCTGCAGCACGAGGTCCTGCGCGCGCTCGGGTCCGAGGTAGCGCACCATGCCCGTGCCGGTGCGCCACGCGGCCTCGACGCCGAGCATCGCCGCGCCGGGGTACCGGGTCGATCCCGTGCGAAGCCCCAGCACCCCGCGGGAATACTTGTCGTCGTGGGCCGTTGGCCTCCGAAGGACACGGGATGCATCCTCCCCGGTCCATTCCTTCGCCGTCATGGCGTCACCATAGAACGCAAAGGTCCCCGTGAGCACCCTCTTCACACCTCTGTCCGTCCGCGGTATCGAGACGCGCAACCGCCTGTGGGTCTCGCCCATGTGCCAGTACAGCGCGACCGAGGGGATGCCCAACGACTGGCACCACGTCCACCTCGCCCAGTTCGCGGCCGGGGGTGCGGGTCTGGTCATCGCCGAAGCGACCGCCGTCTCACCGGAGGGGCGCATCTCGCCCGACGACGTCGGCCTGTGGAACGCCGCCCAGGTCGAGGCCTGGGCACCGATCGTCGCGGCGATCCGCGCGCGCGGATCCGTCGCCGGCGTGCAGCTCGGCCACGCGGGGCGCAAAGCGTCGACCACGTCGCCGCTCACCGGTGGCCGCGGCAACGTCGCGCCCGCCGACGGCGGCTGGACGACCGTCGCCCCCTCGGCCCTCGCATACGACTCCTTCGCCGAACCGGTCGCGTTGGATGCGGCGGGCATCGAGAAGGTCGTCGCCGATTTCGCGGATGCCGCCCGCCGGGCGGTCGCGGCCGGATTCGAGGTCGTCGAGATCCACGCCGCCCACGGCTACCTCCTGCACCAGTTCCTCTCCCCGCTCACGAACCACCGCGACGACGTCTACGGCGGCTCCTTCGAGAACCGCGTGCGCCTCGTCGTGCGCGTGACCGAGGCCGTGCGCGCCGCCGCTCCCGATGCCGCCGTGTTCGTCCGGTTCTCGGCGACCGACGCCGCCGAGGGCGGATGGGACGTGGCCGACACCGTCGCCGCGTCCCGGCTGGTCGCCGAGGCGGGCGCCGATCTCATCGACGTCTCGAGCGGCGGGCTCGTGCCGCATCAGCACATCGTCCCCGGACCGGGATATCAGGTCGACTACGCGGCGACCGTCCGCCGCGAGAGCGGGCTGCTCGTCGCCGCCGTCGGAATGATCGACGACCCGACCTTCGGCGAGCAGATCCTGGCCGATGGCCGCGCCGACGCGATCCTGTCCGCCCGCGAATGGCTCCGCGACCCGCACTACGCGCTTCGCGCCGCGGCCACCCTCGGCGACCCCGTTCCCGCACCCGCGCAGTACCTCCGCGCCTACTGAGCCACGCGGGCGGGCGCACGGCGAACCCCGGCGAACGGGCGGCCCACGCTGCCGCCCGGCGGTGAGAACACCGGATGCCACGAGGCCAGGGCCCCGTGGCATCCGGTGTTCTGCGTTCAGGCGAAGCGGCGACGCGCGGTCGCGTCCTGCACCTCGCCGACCAGCTCTTCGATGACGTCCTCGAGGAAGAGCACCGCGCGCACGTCGCCGGCCTCATCGCGCACCTGCGCGAGGTGACGACCGGAGCGGCGCATGAGAGCGAGGGCGTCCTCCAGGTCGGTCGTCTCGAGCACCGACACCATGTGGTGGATGCGCTTGCTCGGGATGGGGCGCGCCATGTCGGCATCCGACCCGTCCGCGGCGCGGAGCACGTCCTTGAGGTGCACGTAGCCCGTGGGATGGCCGGCTTCGTCGACGATCACGTATCGCGAGTAACCGTGCTGCGCGACCGCGCGCTCGATCTCGCCCGGCGTGGTCCGCTCCGGCAGCGTGACGAGCTCGGCCATCGGCACGGCGATGTCGGCGGCCTTCTTCTCGGTGAACTCCACGACCGCCGTGACCGTACCCGCGGCGTCGTCGAGCACGCCCTCGCGCCGCGACTGGTTCACGATGGTGGCGACCTCATCGAGGGTGAAGGTGGATGCCGCCTCATCCTTGGGCTCGACCCGGAACAGCCGCAGCACGTGATTCGCGGTCCAGTTCAGCGCGACGATGATCGGGTGGAACGCCTTCGACACCGCGACGAGCGGCGGGGCGAGCATGAGCACCGCCCGGTCGGGCAGCGAGAACGCCAGGTTCTTCGGAACCATCTCGCCGAACACGACGTGCAGGTACGACACCAGCAGCAGGGCGACGACGAAGCCGACCACGCCGACGGCCGCCTCGGGCAGCCCGGTGAGCCCCAGCGGCCCCTCGAGCAGGTGGTGGATCGCCGGCTCCGAGACGTTCAGGATCAGCAGCGAGCAGATCGTGATGCCGAGCTGGCACGTGGCCAGCATGAGCGTCGCGTGCTCCATCGCGTAGAGGGCCGTCTTGGCCGCGCGAGAACCGCGCTCCGCGAGCGGCTCCACCTGCGAGCGACGCGCCGAGATGACGGCGAACTCCGCGCCGACGAAGAAGGCGTTGGCGACGAGGAGCACGACCAACCAGGCGATTCCTGCCCAATCGCTCATCGCTGATCACCGCCCTTCGCGGCGCGCACGAGGTCGTCGATGTTCTCCTCCACCGGGTTG
Protein-coding regions in this window:
- a CDS encoding FtsK/SpoIIIE domain-containing protein, with translation MRLLIAIDEDEQVVDLARHRSQATLGELIAAATGHDLAPDTLVAVDAERHPASTALSEVLILEGTRIALSASPRPKPATDWTATLSGGLEAGPVVDVPRGRALIAGRSPQADLRLPTTSASWEHFSAARDEDGLRVDDRGSTNGTLVDGTAAAEDGTVVEGPAVITAGGTTVLLRPSIDETGAPEPGSLHNITPAATAPFNRPPRPGRPPEPEPITPPTHKDVPPASKFSIITVAAPLVLAFAMVLMLGDARYALFAALSPILGVGVWFEQKRRYTRNVKEEDERFAQALQTLRDDIASAGQAEKARRMDAIPDPATTLRRAAIPATTLWQRRAGSPDLLALHAGIGDVPWRPATDERSGTRLEDDVRQILDTAAIPAAPVEIDLTAGGVVGIVGDRDGALALARSLVIQAGIHVGPADLTVGVFCDAGRSPEWAWAGWLPHTRRQGTGTQERWMSDNRERSTDLLRGLRDGIHDIPTAAVLLVLDSDVLTEGRNAPARELLGHGRPDGATTLSRDRQGVQVSGIVLASSEEQLPAACTVVVRVAPDAAATVTRPGDLVTVDDVILAGIDVDTAAAGARDVARFDDPELVVPGAALPGLVRLPPLLGLDEVTAAAVRELWANARGITAPIGTGEGGTMELDLVHDGPHGLVGGTTGSGKSEFLRSLVAGLALRNDPTRLSFILIDFKGGAAFAACERLPHTIGTISNLDEQLADRALRSLEAEMRRRQRIFAAAGEGVDNLDAYLATKPAEPMPRLLLVVDEFAMLAKDFPDVLSSLVSVAAVGRTLGVHMILATQRPAGVVNDDILANTNLRVALRVQSRDDSNNVIGVPAASAIGRAQRGRAYIKRGQDDIAPVQTALVTGASERAVVEAVELQPVTFSGIAPASKTTVVDDSTTDLDVVIDAIRAAADEAGIAAPRPVWPEALGARVPLAGFGDDATASGVLAVGGVQGAEVFFALADEPDSQRQVAAGWNLSRGNLLAVGIPGSGTSTALSSIALALAAESHPDDLDILVLDAGARDLAPLADLPHTVAYVGAGGGAREQQARFLRHLRTDLERRRADEGQRRRAIVLIDGLAALRDEFQDHEGQQLLDGLYRAYADGPELGLHFAVSTTRAKAVPSAIDEVTTQKWMFRLADPYDYTSAGLRPKDAPASVPGRCVLAESARQAHVATPAGGLASAVTRVKETYAGAAPKAPVVGRLPEQVGIADLGVAADLRQEPWRIPIGVAESDLAPAFLEVYEGEHVLVAGPARSGKSTLLLAIAQALRTTPDATAPVTVWGVCGRRSPLATADLDRVVVGSDDIPALVASVRLEKGPVVILVDDAESFEDSDQSLAGLLTMSQPHVLVIAAGRSADLRAQYSGWTKTLRKSRCGVLLQPDVDYDGDLLGVTLPRRAPVAVTTGRGYACVAGAARFVQAAGPSVAVPAG
- a CDS encoding serine/threonine-protein kinase, which gives rise to MEPEIGEALGASYRFVDRIGSGAAGEVWRVRDVRDESLRAAKVLRREHAQDADLVERFIRERTVLTRLRDPHVVAVRDLVVEGERLAIVMDLVEGGSLRQALDERGTLRPAEAVALTAAVLDALAAAHAVGTVHRDIKPDNVLLDRDARDGDDPGAAVRVVDFGIARVLDERRRSTTAVIGTPEYMSPELVTLGEAGPPSDVYATGILLYELLSGRTPFAGPGTDFTVAYRHVSAEVPRLDVPDDLWRVLARLLAKAPAERPSATEAATTLRRLRGSVAELAALTPVAAPEGFAEAERPATVLRGVAPTAPEPVAASSDEPAPDLGAATQTTVLRPMPRREAPQPVEAEPEAKTSLWTRMPRGRALWIAGAAVVAVAAVAAFFVFRPPAGEAAPAAAGPVVTSSQQDRALPTGLSVSRSVSYDPEKKLATVTIEYGAQNAPLGGPFLEVLPGAAESDACPAVTWSDATVDRNQASVTGISVPCGWSVDGLTVPTQDSVTVTAQVSIALNGQEAVDAWLKAAATATTKAISDSEVSGAAYPVQRLRSVQVTTPSRTVGGTALPVTLLPVWPSGPDPVNPLFTSPSVGEPSAMLDAVAGGTSGVRFSDGCAGALTVSSDGLVVTALSVAPDCTVRARVGNFTDLVSPPFGITTR
- a CDS encoding thiamine-binding protein, which codes for MLVAFSVAPSGTGSLSAENTDGSVHDAVAAAVSIVRSSGLAHRTTSMFTEIEGEWDEVFDVVKRATEAVLPYGSRVSLVLKADIRPGRTGEIDGKIERLERAIDDAASE
- a CDS encoding ADP/ATP-dependent (S)-NAD(P)H-hydrate dehydratase, which encodes MTAKEWTGEDASRVLRRPTAHDDKYSRGVLGLRTGSTRYPGAAMLGVEAAWRTGTGMVRYLGPERAQDLVLQRRPETVTADGRVQAWVIGSGTDAAERDAAETAALRGLLNGDLPVVVDAGALDLVVGASAPVIVTPHARELDRLRSDLGLPSMDATDDDAREEAARETAAAFGGVVLLKGATTIVATADGWTRRVRAGTPWLATAGTGDVLAGVLGAVTAGAVAEDRVGLDDLAACAATAAWLHGTAGRAASGIHGGAGGPITALDVAEALPRVIAEVLSDSIA
- a CDS encoding NADH:flavin oxidoreductase/NADH oxidase produces the protein MSTLFTPLSVRGIETRNRLWVSPMCQYSATEGMPNDWHHVHLAQFAAGGAGLVIAEATAVSPEGRISPDDVGLWNAAQVEAWAPIVAAIRARGSVAGVQLGHAGRKASTTSPLTGGRGNVAPADGGWTTVAPSALAYDSFAEPVALDAAGIEKVVADFADAARRAVAAGFEVVEIHAAHGYLLHQFLSPLTNHRDDVYGGSFENRVRLVVRVTEAVRAAAPDAAVFVRFSATDAAEGGWDVADTVAASRLVAEAGADLIDVSSGGLVPHQHIVPGPGYQVDYAATVRRESGLLVAAVGMIDDPTFGEQILADGRADAILSAREWLRDPHYALRAAATLGDPVPAPAQYLRAY
- a CDS encoding hemolysin family protein, coding for MSDWAGIAWLVVLLVANAFFVGAEFAVISARRSQVEPLAERGSRAAKTALYAMEHATLMLATCQLGITICSLLILNVSEPAIHHLLEGPLGLTGLPEAAVGVVGFVVALLLVSYLHVVFGEMVPKNLAFSLPDRAVLMLAPPLVAVSKAFHPIIVALNWTANHVLRLFRVEPKDEAASTFTLDEVATIVNQSRREGVLDDAAGTVTAVVEFTEKKAADIAVPMAELVTLPERTTPGEIERAVAQHGYSRYVIVDEAGHPTGYVHLKDVLRAADGSDADMARPIPSKRIHHMVSVLETTDLEDALALMRRSGRHLAQVRDEAGDVRAVLFLEDVIEELVGEVQDATARRRFA